caaAGCATAATATAACTCCACAAGTTTATCTCTTTTTCTAATATGTTTTTTGTcttattatttgtattaataaGTTGACCTGCTTTTTtcgatttgaaaaaataaaaattgatgaataatagATGAAATAAGCTTTAGGAAccatttataaattataaaatcaacCTTCAGATTCCTTATAATTTtcgtatattattttatataaatttttataatcaacattaaaattattaaatttaaataaattcaaacataTATCATCGTCCATCGTCCGTATTAAcgatattaatttataattagtaGACTGCATGTCAATATTGTAGTGTATTTTTGACCATTCAAACTGCTCCTCCAAGAATAtcacctaaactttattttataatatattcgAACagctaaaaaatttaattaaattatctcaacGTGCTACACTTATCtcttttacaaaataatttaattagtcGAACGATCAAcaatattccaaaaaaaaaaaaaatttatagcaACAATCAGCAATTTTGGTCCTTCTAATTTGATAAATCCTTAATTTTAGTCCTTATCGTTTCtacttaaaaacatatttaatctttaattaattgatatatacACATACTTTTGATCTTTCTAGCTACGaatcatcataaaaaatcaaCGAATAAGTATCAAACCATTCGATTTTCAACGTAATAATTTACATGTATATTATTATTCCATATTTGAGTATATTACAATTCTATAAATCATGTATTTCTTATAATTGAGATCATTTGGTTGGGGGATCAGTCAAATCATCGATTTTATCTTAATCAAACATAAGATGAACTCATTCTGAAATCGATTTCAAGATTAGTTATCCCttatctcatatatatatatatatatatatatgaaaagttcaAAGCCCTCACTTTTGATTTGACTATTTCTATATTCCCCCTCTTTTAGATCTAGTCTTCAAAATAAACTCTTATAAATAAGCTTATTGCACcctctattttttctttaaaagtcTCTAAAAACAACATTAAAGTTATCACTCCAAAACAAAAATCATCCAAAATCCCTAAAgtctttttatgttatttttttccataaatgTTTAGTCATTTTATATGTGGAAGTGGAAATTATCATAATCAAGAAGGTGAAGATTATGATAGGGAAACATTATCAAGCCCTTGTTCAACtccaaaaaaatcatcaaaaagaagcaaaaatagTACATACAATCCTTATGCTAATCGTGGCCTAGACAAATTTTCGAAACTCTTGGCCAATCTTGaagacaaaaaacaaaaaatttattctcAAATAGGATCAGATGATATCTCTTTCGTACGATTTGTTTTCTCGAATTCAAATTCAATCAAGCCTGTTGTTATCAGAGTGAAGGACAAAAACCAGACGTCGTCTAGTGACATTGATGATGACAAGCAAATGATCAAGAAGACTATGCAAGAGGtttcatcaaatatttcacAAGAACGAAAAGTGGAATCTAAAAGAAGGAAATCTTTTAGGAATTTGAGGTTAGCAAATTTCAAGAAGCCAACTTATTACTTGCCATTAGCTATAATCTTGATATTGGTTTTTTTAGCTGTTTACGGGAGGTGTTTTGCGATATTATGTACATCAATTGGATGGTACGTTATTCCGATCATAAAAGCTAGCTCAAGAAGGACAAAGAGGAGGCATGTGAAAAAATTGAGTGAAGAAAATGTAATATTATGTGAAGGGCCAATATTTCCAAGAAGTGTAATGAATGGACCAAAAGATCATAAATTGGTTGCTAGGAAACATGTCCATATGTAACAGCAGCTAATCAAGatcatcattttttaatttattttttgtgactacaatttttttttattgatttgtaAATCTTGTAAATCCTTGATCATATTTTTACATGAAAAGAATTGCATTAATTGCTACATATATAATGCTAGCTAGTTGAACAATATATTTGTACCAATATTAGCTTCATATGTGTTGAATGGATTTGAATTGTACtcatatttttttgaagttcAAGGTACCCATGGTATGTTCTTTTCAtctcttttaaaatataacattGATTATAGATATATTGATACATCcgtaaaaaaaagatattttagttttactttATGAACTACGTTAATGGTAGAATATCTTAATAGACATCAAAAGTATCTAATTGAATACCTCATACATCATTGGGTACAAGTACCAACTGAATAGCTCATTGATCATTGGCTACAAGTACCGGTGTTAAATATGGCTAAAAATTGATGGTTTTTATGAGTTAGCAcaagataattttatattggaCTGATTTTAGTCAAtccaatataatttattttctaaagtaataattaaattagccaAATGCAAGCAGCTTGGGTCTGAGGTAAGGGTCAGAGATTGGCCCAGGTCTCGGGTGCATGGTCGGTGCGGGGCTTAAGTCTTAGGTTCCTAGTAAAATTTATGGCTCGAGTCTCAAGTCAGAATCAAGTCTCAGATTAAAACTGGTAGCATGTCGAGAGTGTTAATCTTAGGTTTTGGGTTAGGTTTGCGATGATGTTGAGTCTCAAGTTAAGATTGGGTTTTAGGTCTTTGCCTAGGATCGGTGTTGTATCTCGAGTCTCAATTAGTGTCAAATTAAATCTCTAGTCAGGGTTGGGCATCGGACTAGAACCGAAATTGTGTCTCGAGTCCTAGTCAAGTTAGGTCTCGAGTTAGGGTTGGGTTTGGGATTAAGGTCGAAGGTTAGAGATCACGCCCTGAATCACAAATGAGAGAAAGGAGGGGGATGGGggaggtgggggtgggggtggggtgaaCTCTGAGTTTGAGTCGAGGATTGCGTCCTTGCGGAGGAGGTGGTGCTTGGTTCCAAGTATTGATTGGATCTTAGTTAAAATGACACAATATGCCTAGTTAAACTAGACGCCAATAAAAATGTGTCATATATACATGTGTCATGTTCTGGCTAGGGGAAGAGCTAGTTAGTAACCCCCTCCGCGTGAAATATAAATTGTTTATCtatgattaaaaatattcatatttcgGCCAGGAACGAAACTACGCCACATCAAGAAGGCAGAAAGAACTAATGGATTAAGTACAATAAATTTCTATGCAATCTAAGTTTCAAACCCTTGATTTCAAACACAACTCAAGGTCAATCTTTAAACCCCTCGAATTCAGGTACAAATCGATATCAAGATCAAAAGTACTCAAAAAAGAAGAATCAAACGTTTCATACAAAATGTAACATTCAATATaccgaaataaaataatataatattacgATACTATCAAATCTTAATTACTATTATCCGGATGCAGACTTTGTACTAATTTATAATATCATTTGTGAAACGTATTTTCGCTTTTGTAACAAGTACACACACCCAAAATAGACTCtcttattcaaaaaaaaaaaaaaagattaaagaaAAGGTGAATAGTACCTCTCCACGAAGGCATCTTGTCATCGTTTTGGCCTTTCTGCAAAATCCCTCTTTGTACTTATCCATTTCTCACATTGGGTTTCATCGCCAGGCGCTAGGGCTGCACAAAAAAGGGGGCAAATCGAAAATCGAAGAACACCCACCAACTGTTTGAGGAAATGTTCAGAAGAAACAACAAAGGGCAAGATTGGTTTCATCACTAGATCAttcaattttcagttttttGGTTGAATCAGAGCTGATTTGGGTAAGTATAGATAGCTTTTTTTGGGTGTTTGTGATTGGGGTAATTTAGAAAGGAGTAAATTGGTTGGGAAGGATGCGAGGACGATGTGGAAGGAGATCGGAGACAGAGAATTTGGCAAGCTTCGCCCTAATTTATTCAGCAATCGTATTAAGTCGGCTAGAATCGCTTCTATTCAACTCTCCAACTACAAAGATATCATTTCTCCTCACCGTGGCTCCGTCAACTCCCTTCAGGTCACATttcatttcctttctttttgaTGAACCGGATCTACATATGATTTGAATTTAGTAGGTGAATGTTGTTACTGTATTTTCAGTTTTTGAAGTAGGGATTTGGATATGAACTTGAAGTTTATGATTAGGGTGAAGGttgatttgaagttgaaattgtGTTTGGTTAGAAGTTTTGTACACAAAGGTTTGAAATCAAATTGTGCTAGCATGAAAAATTACTAATTTGTTAAAACTATCATAACTTCTGTCTACTCTTATAGCTAGCGTTTAACcatagattttgaaaatttatctatAGGGAACGACCATGAAATTTGATCGGATTTTCAAAATCTGATCTTTAAGTAGTTTTAAGTTCCCAAAAGAccatttgggggggggggggNNNNNNNNNNNNNNNNNNNNNNNNNNNNNNNNNNNNNNNNNNNNNNNNNNNNNNNNNNNNNNNNNNNNNNNNNNNNNNNNNNNNNNNNNNNNNNNNNNNNNNNNNNNNNNNNNNNNNNNNNNNNNNNNNNNNNNNNNNNNNNNNNNNNNNNNNNNNNNNNNNNNNNNNNNNNNNNNNNNNNNNNNNNNNNNNNNNNNNNNNNNNNNNNNNgggggggggggggggtttgggACTTTGCTCacaaacttgaatttttttcaagtaaaatgcgTGCCCAAACACAACTTGAAATTCCAAAAGTCACAAGTTGAGGaactcaaattttcaagtttctacTTTGAAACTATGGAGTGTAAAATCTTACCAAACGAGGGCACCTACATAAATTAACGATTAACAAAGGATTCCTATTTTCCGGTCCAACTTATATTTGGTGTGTTTTATgggataaattttgaattttagaaaatttgaaatcacaaatttgaagttgaaattctACCTTTTGAGGTGAATTGGGATTGAAATTGGAATTTaaagttgaagttttgtttcAAAATGTGATGAACAAATGTAGACTTAAAATCATGATTgctttgtcaaaaaaaaaaacttgaaatcatgatttgaaatcACTTCCAAACGACATGTAAAAGTTGGATAGAAATGGATGGtgtttaacatgtttttaacGTCCCGAATTGAAGAGTGACCTATAAATTAAAACACACACATAGTTAAGTTTTTTCTTTGGAATTTATAAGATCATCACAGAGAATAAGTCTAATATGTTTAAGGTCGTGTTTCTAGTTAGGCAAGTTTCATTGCAATGTCAACCTTTTCCAACTTTTCTGTCTTGTAAAAAAAACTTTTCCAACTTCTATGACTGTCATTAACTCCGAGTGTTCCATATTGAAATGTTGATAAATCAACTATTGTAACTCATCCCCATGTGCTATCCTAACGTAATTCATACATCAAACAGATTTTAGTTTCAAAGAATGGGATTAAAGAGATCATATAGAGGCTGATGATTCAAATAACTGAACCTGAGTATTTTGTGATTGAGGTGGTTGAATTGATTGGCATTAGCTCCAAGAAAATTCTAAGCTAATAGAATGTAGTGGTCCACATAaagcataaatttaaaattaagcTTAATGGAAGTTGATGCTGTGCTGTTTCCGAGTATCTCTGTTTTGCTTCAAACCATTAACTCCCTTTTATATTTGGTGCCTTATAGTGTGCATGTTGCTTGCATTCGTGTCAATTGCATCTTCATACCTTACAAAGAAACGCGAGATGAGAATACACTTTCTGCCCCTTGGTCATTTCGAACATGTttacttaaatattaaaatacaaactCCGCTTGAAAAACTTGGTGACATATGGTTAACCCATAGAATGATAGAAATGTAAAAGTGAACTGGGATTCACTTGTGGAGAAGTAATTCAGACAAATGTAACACTACAGAAAAAGATTGTGGATATGGTAATCTTGGTCTCAATTGCACACAGTTTTTTTTTCTCGAGAAAGTCAGATTATGAGCTTGGTTTGATGCCTGTCAGGAAGTTAAGGCTTTAGCTATCAGTctctaagttgctcggactctggTGCAGGTATCCGATACGGGTGCAGATCTAGAGGTCGGATCCTCTATGTTCTAAATTTTAAGATTCGGATACGGATCCTTGTGTGGATACGGGTTTGGGAATTCGGCTAAACATAGAGTTACAAAATctaaattatgagatattatgtgGAAAACTCGAGGAGAAAATAATGATCAAGAGGAGAATCTTGGAAGGAGATAAAAGGGAAGGGAGTGGCAatagaaatttatatatacaaggtatttcattttcttccatttcaacttaggttttgttttgattataaAAATAGTTGAATCTGTCCAAAATTTCTCCCTCAAATTTGGTCAAAGTATCCATAAAACCTGTTGAGCAGTCGGGTAAGGATCCCATACCCACATCGTGTCAACACAGGTGCAGcaccaaaagtgaagagtccgagcaacttagatTATTCAGAGTAGTACATGAAACTAAAGTTTGAATTCTTTTTAGTTATCTTCATTTAtctttatgtttattttagatAATTTTGCCAGATTATATCTGGTTGAGGTATGTAGATGGAACTTGCATTATTTTAAAAGTACCTTTGTGTACATTTATTGTGATCACAAAATCAGGTTGATTTGACAGAGGGACGATATCTGTTATCCTCTGCTTCGGATGCATCAGTTGCTGTTTATGATGTCCAACGTGCAACTGATTACGATGAGAGTGGTCTGATTGCAAAGCATAAACACATACTTTTGGTTGACAAGCAACATGAGCAGGGCCACAAATATGCCATTTCCACAGCCAACTGGTATCCGATTGATACGGGACTTTTTATTACAGGCTCTTATGATCATTATGTTAATGTCTGGGATACTAATACAACACAGGTAGTGTTGCTTTCTGACCATCTTATTATACTCCACTGAAGTGTAGTTTTTctgcttatttttctttttattgaacAAGTCTCTTGCCTAATTTTGGATTTCCTCAATTGTTCTTTAGGTGGTAGTCAATTTCAAAATGCCTGGAAAAGTGTACAATACTGCCATGTCTCCGGTGGCAACATCACACATGTTAATTGCTGCTGGAACTGAAGATGTTCAAGTTCGTCTTTGTGATATTTCTTCGGGTGCATTTGCTCACACATTATCTGGCCATCGTGGTAAGCTGATATCTattattgacattaataaagtaTATGCTTTTGCTATGCTGTACCTTTTAGATCTACCAGACATGGTGTTTATCCCCTGGGGAGTGATTCTCGAAATCTTTATGTCGTGAGGTTTTGGAAGTTATCTTTGGGTTCAAACCTTACTGCTGACGAACATGTTGTATTTAAttggagaagggtagaggggCAGGTCCAATATATTCTCTATCAAACTAACTATTCAACcattactaaaatattttcttctgcTACCATTGTACAATCCTCAAgtcaaattaacttattaaacttGCGTGTCTGATCAAACACCTTTAGGAAAAATGAACAGAGTTTCCATTTCAACCTTTCCAAATCAATGGACCATTCCTACAGagtcataattttattatttctcgTTCAAGCATTTTGTGAGTATCACTACTAGTTCAGAAGCCTTAGATGTTTTTCTTTCTTGGGTAATGGCAGATGGAGTAATGTCGGTTGAATGGTCTGCTTCTAGTGAGTGGGTTTTGATAACAGGGGGATGCGATGGCGCAATTCGCTTTTGGGACATCAGGCGTGCAGGATGTTTTCGTGTTTTGGATCAGTCTCATAATCAGCTTGGAAGACGCCCATCTCTTCTTACACGATCCACTGCAAGCAAGGTTACCTTCTGCCGTTATGTATTATTTAGAATCATATTCGAAATTTTAATGGCACATATTATTCTTCTATTTCTCGATAAAATTTAGACGGATCATTGTTTGCTTTTGTTTGTgatagtaagcttgttcatggtCCAAATTTAATATTGACCCATTAAAACCTAATTATCTGATATATTTGGGTGTGTACCCATATCTGTTTCAAGCGAATTCCTTTTTTAATTGGGCAGTGTTCTGAGAAGTGATGTTTTTCTCTATCTTCATATTCGTACCCTTTGGAGAAGAAAAGGGAGCAGATTGTAAGTAGACTTGGTTTTATTGCAACTTTTTTGCCTTTTCTTTCTGAGAGCACAGAAACCACACAGTTGTCCTCTAGTTTTACAAGTAAGTCTATGCTTTAAGTCCCATCTCGTTTTGCGTCAACGATCCTTCCCTATGTTTAATTTATGTGAGTTGATCCACTGAAAACCTTAATCAGGGTCGAATTGCTGATTCTGTTGATCTGAAGGTTTCTTTCGCGCCTGTAATATATTCTATCTTCCTGCCCAGGGTTCCACACTGAAACCATCTTCCGGAGGCCCAAATTCATCTGCAAAAGGCCGTCCATCTCAGAAAAAAATGGGAAACAGTGCGAGTATCAAACACTCTGCAATTGCTAGACAAGTGAGGGGGTTTGGGAAGCAGCGACTGCATCCAGGGATGCTCTCTAGTCAGGATAGAGCCACTGCTCATTATGGTGCTGTCAATGGATTAAAAGTGACCAATGATGGAATGTATCTCCTTAGTGCAGGTTGACATCACAATTCTTTTCAATAAGCTATGTATTGCTACTGTTTGTAATTTGTTTATGCATTGTGATTAGTGTTTTCCACTCAAGAGGCTGAAAGTCTTGCGTCATTATTTCTGTTAGATGCATGTTACTTTTATCTTTCTATAGTTGGTCAATGGTGAAGTGCAACTCTGGAATTTATACATCAGATTATGGTGCTCTCTAATCTTATTTTGATATACCTCTCTAGCAAAGTCGTTTATTTTGGGCACTGTTTTAAAAACACTGATGTAAGATGTCATTTAAACACTCTTCGGTAGGACGTGATATGGGTAGAGTTATTCCCATGTGATTAATTGGCTACATAGTGGGAAAAAACCAGCAACTGAAGCTTAATCATCTGGTCCTTTGGATTTCAGGTTCTGATTCTAGATTAAGGTTATGGGATATTGATACTGGTTGCAATACACTTGTGAACTTTGAAACATCACGACTCCAGGCCACAAAAGCTACACAGTTAGCCATATCTCATGATTCAACACTTGTATTTGTGCCATGCATGTCAACTACTAAGGTAAACAATGTTTCACCCCccaatttttttcaagaaaatcaacTGCCACCACTATGATATTATGCAACACTATTTTTCTTTAGTAACTTAATGTGGAAATCTTGTAGGCATTTGATTTGTGGTCGGGCAAAAAGATGATGGATTTACGTGGCCACTATGAGAATGTGAACTGTTGTCTGTACAATTCACTGGACCAggtacataattttttttttgctttcccCTAGGTACATGTGTTTTTTTGGGTTAAATAATGAATTCTGCATAATCTGTGACCTCGTGGACCTGAAGTATTTGAGTGGTAACATCTTTTTATAAACTAAaatactttaattcattgcATGCTGGAAGTTTGTgtgagaaaaaatattaatccaGTGGGAAACTCACCCACAGCTAGCTAGTACGTCATCCTAGTGCATCGATACACATAGGTATTCTTTATTTATGCCAAAAAGTACATGAAACATAAAAGATCTCATAACAAGGACGCTGTGATTATGCAGCATAGAGTACAAGCAACCTTGTTTCTTACTCATATGATTCTCGTCAAAGTAAAAGCTTGACAAAGATGCTATCTTTTCTGGGCGCACTATTGGCCAAACCACCTGGGCACTAGGTCCAATGTGAGTTGAATCACTTAGCCACGCCccataataaaaaaacaagCATGGTTTACGTAGTGAAGTATTGAATCTCAAGGCTGCTTCATTTCGCTGTGATCTCATTGTAGATGGCACCCCCACCCCCATCCTCCGACCTCTATTGAACTGCTCCATGTTAGCAATGAATTTGAATGTGGGTATTTTCAGGAACTATTCACAGGTGGTAATGACAGGAAAATTCTTGTGTGGTCTCCAAGTAGAACCACTACTGAGGAACTGGTACGCGTTGTAAACCattaacatttttcatttactAGACACCCTTACCCTTATCTGAGGGTACCTGATCATTGGCCACTTTAAGACATTGTGTGTTTTATCTGGGCTGATATGTATGCAGGAAGGGAGGGAAGGACAAGCTTTTGCGATCGACCAAGATATGTGGAGCGACTGAGTAGCTCACAAAATTTCGGAGGTTCCATGTCAAGTACAACTTTCAGTTTTCTTCATTCTACATTTTGCTTGAACAAATATGTAATAATAAACTGGAATCTGATGTTTGTACAACAATTTCCTATTTCTATTTGAAAATCCTCTCTCGGATATATCTCTATCCGCCTTAGGATGTATCCATTTCATTAAGTAATGAATTATTTGCAATGTACGTATTCCCTCTTGGATGCATCTTTGATCTTTCTCATTAAGTAATGTATCATTGAACTGTATCATACAACCAACAAATGTATTCGTGTAGGAAAGACATATCTTTAAACATTCTTGGATTATATATAACATCGTAAGCATTTCAATCAATCAAACGAGAGTTTTCTATACGTTTAGAAACTTTCTACTTATTCTCGAACATTtgataaaacttttcatatgatatgtttaaaattACAAGATTAAAAGATATACtgatatatttaacatattattagtttaaaattacaagatttaaaaattacttaaactttatatcaaatcaaaataaatcaaatggAAACAAAAAGGATACAagatttgtttatttgattggCTGTTTACGATAGGTAAGGGACTTtttcattatatcatataatatattttattaactaTATGATAGATCCATTACCACAAATTGAGGAGTGAAGTACAGGGTTTTGCGCCGGGGGTATGGGGTTAGGCGGTGATATGGAGATTCTTttaagtttttgttttgtttagttttttaatcgatgtttaatatttatataggagtttgattaaatttgaatttatatcaaAAAGTTTACATTGGGgtaaaatatttcttaacaaAAGCAACTTCATATCAAAAAAACTCGAACATGAAActtctaattaaaaatgaacaaatatttaccGCTCCACCACAATCTTTATTGACGAAGATTACTAAACCttattatcatatcatatcttaaACTTTGAAATTATTACACCCTTTTtcgtttattttatattttatccattattaatttcatgacctgtttaaaacaaatatttgacACAGAGACTGAGAAATGGACATGGAAGTGTCACACGCTTGGACAAGAAACACACAActtaaaaaaggtaaaaaggACAGCCAGTGTCTTGATTAGTGTATCGTCCTTTTTATAAAATCTAACGTACGGTAGACATCTAATGCATTAATTAAcaatatttctctttttctattTCATATCTGCTATTCACGTTATAATCTGATTAAATTCGAATATGTACATCGAAGGGTCAAACATTTTCCTACAATGAAAACTCCGTACTCAAGGAGACTCGAACTCGGAAATTATATTCCTTGCAGCGAAGAATTGAAACACGGAAAAGATCTTATTCGCATCAGGTGTTAACACCAAGCTaaaataatttctattattaCGTGATTCAATGAAGTgaaatgaactataaatttaaacaaaacaCCCGATGCGGATAAGTTTTAACCTTGAAACACCTATATAATGTACATTTATAGTGTTCTGCTCATGGTTAAGACGGATGAGAAAAATGAATATTCTCATTTGTGCTTACTTTTATTTTAGAAGTCAAATTGTATTTACAATTGGTGCGATCAACTAAAGGGTTCCAAACATAAAACACGAGGTTGATTTAACGTCATACCTTCCCCTTAGTGTCTCCTTTTAGGCGAGACTCACAATGAAATGATACACGAATTATGAATGTTGATTGATCAAGATCACAGCTAAATACGGCTCAAACAAATAAAGGTATATTTGAATCTATTACGATAAGAATATATATGAGCTAAGCTATTAacgaatgaattttttttataatagaaaGTAAAAAGAGTATCGAATAACGAACCTTTCACTAACGCGTTAAAAAGCCGCACGTGCTCTTCCTACTTGGATTCTGTACGGTCAACCACGTGTCCATCACCCCCCTAGGCGTTAATCCACGTGTACTCTTCTCTCCTTCTCTTATATCTTCCATttccattttcttcaaattcttcTCAAAAAGCCCATTAACACACTAGGCCCAAATCAAACTCCAACAACCAAACGCCGTCGTTTCAGCTATCACCTCTCATTTTCCGATAACAACGGCAAACCTTTGAAAACTCGCCGGAGACATTAAATACCTATTACCGGCGACGAAAAACAGTTGATGAATTGAATTAGCTCATCTATCTCCGACGACAATGGAAACAGAAGTTCAATCTAATTTCACTTATATGGGAAGAACATTTACCGGTCTCGGAATTAATGAATCTTCGTCTGCTTTCAGCGACTGCAATAGCGATAGATCCGGTGAGTTTCCGACGACTTCTTCTCAAAGCCGGCGGTTATTAATTGCATGTGCGTCGGATAATTATAACTCCGATGAATTGATTCAACAACTTGTTTCCGATCTCGAATCGAATTCTATCGATGTGCAAAAGCAAGCGGCAATGGAGATTAGGCTGTTAGCGAAGAATAAACCGGAGAATCGTTTGAAAATTGCTAGAGCCGGAGCGATTAAGCCGTTAATTTCGCTTATCTCTTCCACTGATCTTCAGCTTCAAGAGTACGGTGTTACGGCGGTGCTGAATTTATCTCTCTGCGATGAAAACAAGGAGCTTATCGCAGAATCAGGAGCGATTAAACCGTTAGTTCGCGCTTTGAAAATTGGAAACTCAACTGCGAAAGAGAATTCCGCTTGTGCTCTGCTTCGATTAGCGCAAATCGAAGAGAATAAAATCGCGATCGGAAGGTCCGGTGCGATACCTCCGTTAGTGAACCTTCTAGAAGCCGGCAATTTCCGCGGGAAAAAGGACGCATCAACTGCTCTGTTTTGCCTATGTACGGTGAAGGAGAACAAAATTAGAGCGGTACAAGCCGGAGTTATGAAACCGTTAGTTGAATTAATGGCGGATTTCAGTTCAAATATGGTTGATAAATCCGCGTTTGTGATGAGTGTTTTGATATCAATGGTAGAAGCAAGGGCGGCGGTGGTGGAGGAAGGCGGAATTCCGGTGCTGGTGGAGATCGTGGAGGTCGGGTCACAGCGGCAGAAGGAAATCGCGGCGGCGATATTGTTGCAACTGTGTGAAGATAGCGTTAGTTACCGTACAATGGTGGCTCGAGAAGGCGCAATTCCCCCATTGGTTGCTTTGTCACAGTCTGGTACAAATCGCGCCAAACAAAAggtaaaaatcaaaatatctataactaaaattttaatttatttttacgtGACATAGCTTTAACTCGATATAAAAATCATGTTACCAATCGTTGTCCTCAAATGTAAAGCAGGTAATTAAGTAAAAAGGTTACATTAATCAATGAGTTAAAGCTAACTAATTAAGTAGTGTTTGCACTAAGCTTATATATAATTGGTAAAAGATAAGACTGCAGAAAGTATATTATAGTGATGTGATTTGGATATGGACAAACATAATTATGTTAGGTGGACAAACTACTCTTATCTCCACTATAATATATTCCCTGCAGAATCAAGATTtagaatttatgaattttaatcgAGTTTATATGATTGAACTTTATATATTGAATCATTCTTAAGTCATTTGAATCTCTCATATTGACAGAGTAATGAgaatttgattttcttatatGAACTTA
This portion of the Solanum pennellii chromosome 12, SPENNV200 genome encodes:
- the LOC107007238 gene encoding WD repeat-containing protein ATCSA-1-like isoform X2, with protein sequence MIKRRILEGDKREGSGNRNLYIQEGRYLLSSASDASVAVYDVQRATDYDESGLIAKHKHILLVDKQHEQGHKYAISTANWYPIDTGLFITGSYDHYVNVWDTNTTQVVVNFKMPGKVYNTAMSPVATSHMLIAAGTEDVQVRLCDISSGAFAHTLSGHRDGVMSVEWSASSEWVLITGGCDGAIRFWDIRRAGCFRVLDQSHNQLGRRPSLLTRSTASKGSTLKPSSGGPNSSAKGRPSQKKMGNSASIKHSAIARQVRGFGKQRLHPGMLSSQDRATAHYGAVNGLKVTNDGMYLLSAGSDSRLRLWDIDTGCNTLVNFETSRLQATKATQLAISHDSTLVFVPCMSTTKAFDLWSGKKMMDLRGHYENVNCCLYNSLDQELFTGGNDRKILVWSPSRTTTEELEGREGQAFAIDQDMWSD
- the LOC107007239 gene encoding U-box domain-containing protein 4-like, with the translated sequence METEVQSNFTYMGRTFTGLGINESSSAFSDCNSDRSGEFPTTSSQSRRLLIACASDNYNSDELIQQLVSDLESNSIDVQKQAAMEIRLLAKNKPENRLKIARAGAIKPLISLISSTDLQLQEYGVTAVLNLSLCDENKELIAESGAIKPLVRALKIGNSTAKENSACALLRLAQIEENKIAIGRSGAIPPLVNLLEAGNFRGKKDASTALFCLCTVKENKIRAVQAGVMKPLVELMADFSSNMVDKSAFVMSVLISMVEARAAVVEEGGIPVLVEIVEVGSQRQKEIAAAILLQLCEDSVSYRTMVAREGAIPPLVALSQSGTNRAKQKAETLIGLLRQPRSGNAAATTPGRGSDVSF
- the LOC107007238 gene encoding WD repeat-containing protein ATCSA-1-like isoform X1, which encodes MWKEIGDREFGKLRPNLFSNRIKSARIASIQLSNYKDIISPHRGSVNSLQVDLTEGRYLLSSASDASVAVYDVQRATDYDESGLIAKHKHILLVDKQHEQGHKYAISTANWYPIDTGLFITGSYDHYVNVWDTNTTQVVVNFKMPGKVYNTAMSPVATSHMLIAAGTEDVQVRLCDISSGAFAHTLSGHRDGVMSVEWSASSEWVLITGGCDGAIRFWDIRRAGCFRVLDQSHNQLGRRPSLLTRSTASKGSTLKPSSGGPNSSAKGRPSQKKMGNSASIKHSAIARQVRGFGKQRLHPGMLSSQDRATAHYGAVNGLKVTNDGMYLLSAGSDSRLRLWDIDTGCNTLVNFETSRLQATKATQLAISHDSTLVFVPCMSTTKAFDLWSGKKMMDLRGHYENVNCCLYNSLDQELFTGGNDRKILVWSPSRTTTEELEGREGQAFAIDQDMWSD